Proteins encoded together in one Leptospira semungkisensis window:
- the lsa23 gene encoding surface adhesion protein Lsa23, with protein MKAYLLLLCLAMIVGCQSPPLPEFKPPDSICPKTDLLLLAQPEIDIKSGNSLIAVYCKNDITPSGSEWEVSLVFEDEIHPNSWKDFFYRIYRRIKYGRNYDIESFTIRLEPDGRTFQLDLKNVYSGSQNFYQDPVEHKDSVLASHSLENKNSVPVVYINTWNHMFGEKDTNPDLQKQEHLLSEFRFGSRRQLDLYFGSR; from the coding sequence ATGAAAGCGTATTTACTTCTTCTTTGCTTAGCCATGATCGTAGGCTGCCAATCTCCACCACTACCCGAGTTCAAGCCTCCGGATTCTATCTGCCCGAAAACGGATCTTCTTCTCTTGGCCCAACCAGAGATAGATATCAAATCGGGAAATAGTTTAATCGCTGTTTATTGTAAGAATGATATCACTCCATCCGGTTCGGAATGGGAAGTCAGTCTGGTTTTCGAAGACGAGATCCATCCGAATTCTTGGAAGGATTTCTTTTATAGGATCTATAGAAGGATCAAGTACGGAAGGAATTATGATATAGAGTCTTTCACAATCCGTTTGGAGCCAGATGGAAGGACCTTTCAATTGGATTTGAAAAATGTGTATTCAGGAAGCCAAAACTTCTATCAGGATCCGGTAGAACATAAGGATAGCGTCCTTGCTTCTCACAGTCTCGAGAATAAGAACTCGGTCCCTGTAGTTTACATAAATACCTGGAACCATATGTTTGGGGAAAAAGATACGAATCCGGATCTTCAAAAGCAGGAACACCTTCTATCCGAATTCAGGTTCGGTTCCAGGCGCCAATTGGATCTGTATTTCGGATCTCGCTAG
- a CDS encoding MaoC family dehydratase, with protein MSKIPTSPFAELGPKTPVDTGKVKRGIYGRYLEEFTEGAIFEHPRELTIDRSFAQEFATTFMEANPLYLSSPYAQAHGFKDLLVSPLMVFNVALSLGVQNDSEKALANLGYYDVQFLKPVYPGDTLSAKTKILKIDDKGADKPGIVHVRTLCLNQNRELVLQYERKIMIYHSNGKPKGTPKPVVKEAFFPETDSPSIDLPELKLPKGFETATWADTYFESFEPGQIYIHQNGRTITDEHFPWTYRVGNTHPLHYDKLYSAGISGPMGGEPVVYGGLVFAWLCGLASRDTTENVLWDLGFTEGYHTQPSFSGDTVTAISRVLSVKDRGTEFGIPAGEVHIQFIGLKNIKANDAYEKFGADLFLKENDKKKLGKEKLPEKIFEIERKILIKKKF; from the coding sequence ATGTCAAAAATCCCTACTTCCCCCTTTGCGGAATTGGGTCCGAAAACTCCAGTGGACACCGGAAAAGTGAAACGGGGCATTTACGGCAGATATCTGGAAGAATTTACCGAAGGAGCAATCTTCGAGCATCCTAGAGAACTCACAATCGATCGTTCCTTTGCACAAGAATTCGCAACTACATTCATGGAAGCGAATCCTCTTTATCTTTCCTCTCCCTATGCACAAGCTCACGGGTTTAAGGACTTATTAGTTTCCCCATTAATGGTGTTTAACGTGGCTCTTTCCTTAGGAGTCCAGAACGATTCCGAAAAAGCACTGGCAAACCTCGGATACTACGACGTTCAATTCTTAAAACCTGTTTATCCGGGAGATACTCTTTCGGCTAAAACCAAAATCCTCAAAATAGACGATAAAGGTGCTGATAAGCCTGGTATCGTTCATGTTAGAACTCTTTGCCTGAACCAAAACAGAGAGTTAGTTCTTCAATACGAAAGAAAGATCATGATCTATCATTCCAATGGAAAACCGAAAGGAACTCCTAAGCCAGTTGTGAAAGAAGCTTTCTTTCCTGAGACAGATAGTCCTAGTATAGATCTTCCTGAGTTAAAACTTCCGAAAGGATTTGAGACTGCGACTTGGGCGGACACTTACTTTGAAAGTTTCGAGCCAGGACAGATTTATATCCATCAAAATGGAAGAACAATCACAGACGAACATTTTCCTTGGACATACAGAGTAGGAAACACTCACCCTCTTCATTACGATAAACTATACTCTGCTGGAATTTCCGGACCGATGGGAGGAGAGCCTGTAGTATATGGAGGACTCGTATTCGCATGGCTTTGTGGTCTCGCTTCCCGAGATACCACTGAGAATGTTCTTTGGGATCTTGGATTCACCGAAGGATATCATACTCAACCTTCTTTCAGCGGAGACACTGTGACTGCAATTTCCAGAGTTCTATCCGTGAAAGATAGAGGAACTGAATTCGGCATTCCAGCCGGAGAGGTCCATATCCAATTCATCGGTCTCAAGAATATCAAGGCAAACGATGCGTATGAAAAATTCGGCGCAGATCTTTTCTTGAAAGAGAACGATAAGAAGAAGCTTGGAAAAGAAAAACTTCCGGAGAAGATCTTCGAGATCGAAAGAAAGATCTTAATTAAGAAGAAGTTCTAA
- a CDS encoding ATP-dependent Clp protease adaptor ClpS, translating into MPGSPTVEETTTEDPVYTGGPWRVVLWDDNEHTYEYVITMLMDVCKMTPEQAFGHAVEVDAQKKTVVFAGELEHAEHIQDLILNYGPDPLLPASKGSMSATLES; encoded by the coding sequence ATGCCTGGTTCACCTACAGTAGAAGAAACGACCACCGAAGATCCGGTCTATACCGGAGGGCCTTGGAGGGTCGTTCTCTGGGATGACAATGAGCATACGTACGAGTATGTGATCACCATGCTCATGGATGTATGCAAGATGACTCCGGAGCAAGCCTTCGGTCATGCGGTAGAAGTTGATGCGCAAAAGAAGACCGTAGTGTTCGCAGGTGAGTTAGAACACGCGGAACATATCCAAGACCTGATCTTAAATTACGGACCCGATCCCCTGCTTCCTGCCTCCAAGGGTTCTATGAGTGCTACTTTAGAAAGCTAA
- a CDS encoding transketolase family protein, which translates to MGAVSTSTADQKATRDGYGDALHELGASRQDVVVLDADLSGSTKTNKFAKAFPDRFFNVGVAEQNLVGHAAGLALSGFVPFASSFAMFLSGRAWEVVRNSIVYPFLNVKLVASHGGITVGEDGASHQCIEDFATMRAIPEMVVICPADYNETKQVIHAIADYKGPVYVRVGRPNVPVIERENYKFQIGKAEVLREGKDVLIIANGVLVNEAMIAVKELEAEGVQATLLNMATIKPIDKEAILKYAKLCGAVVTCEEHNVVGGLGSAVSEFLSEEYPVRVLKLGMKDTFGKSGTWSGLLDYFGLRSKNIVELAKKAVQSK; encoded by the coding sequence ATGGGAGCAGTTTCCACATCCACAGCGGACCAAAAAGCGACTCGAGACGGATACGGAGACGCCTTACACGAATTAGGCGCTTCTCGCCAAGACGTAGTCGTTCTAGATGCCGATCTTTCCGGTTCGACCAAGACGAATAAATTCGCGAAGGCATTTCCGGATCGATTCTTTAACGTGGGTGTGGCTGAGCAAAACCTGGTAGGTCATGCGGCCGGCCTGGCCTTGTCCGGTTTTGTTCCATTCGCTTCTTCCTTTGCCATGTTCCTTTCGGGAAGGGCTTGGGAAGTGGTGCGCAATAGTATCGTTTATCCATTCTTAAATGTGAAGCTTGTGGCCTCTCACGGCGGGATTACCGTTGGAGAGGATGGAGCTTCTCACCAATGTATTGAGGATTTTGCTACAATGAGAGCCATCCCAGAGATGGTAGTGATCTGCCCGGCAGATTATAATGAAACGAAGCAAGTCATTCATGCAATTGCAGATTATAAGGGACCAGTCTACGTGAGAGTGGGCCGCCCGAATGTTCCTGTAATAGAAAGAGAAAATTATAAATTCCAAATCGGAAAGGCAGAAGTCTTAAGAGAAGGAAAGGATGTTCTTATTATTGCAAACGGGGTTCTGGTAAACGAGGCGATGATCGCCGTCAAAGAACTCGAGGCAGAAGGAGTCCAAGCCACTCTTTTGAATATGGCGACGATCAAGCCGATCGACAAAGAAGCCATTTTGAAATACGCGAAACTCTGCGGAGCAGTAGTCACTTGCGAAGAGCACAATGTAGTCGGCGGTTTGGGTTCTGCAGTGAGTGAATTTCTTTCCGAAGAATATCCTGTCCGAGTTTTGAAACTTGGGATGAAGGACACTTTCGGTAAATCAGGGACTTGGTCCGGACTATTGGATTATTTCGGCCTCAGATCCAAAAACATAGTGGAATTGGCTAAAAAAGCAGTCCAATCCAAATAA
- the metK gene encoding methionine adenosyltransferase — protein sequence MSLQDFIFTSESVSEGHPDKVCDQISDAILDAYLAQDPKSRVACETLVTTNLVVVAGEVTSKGKIDAVEIARNVIKDIGYNDVSLGFDAEFAVVSSHIHAQSPDISQGVTEGEGLFKEQGAGDQGLMFGFAIDETPELMPMPIYYSHELVRHLSGLRHDGKLKWLRPDAKSQVTVEYKNGKPSRVDTVVISTQHAPEVSHKQIEESVIEECIKKVIPANFLKDTKYFINPTGQFIIGGPHGDTGLTGRKIIVDTYGGYGRHGGGAFSGKDPSKVDRSAAYMGRYIAKNIVAAGLASQCEVQLAYAIGVAEPVSVHVDTFGTGKLSEEEIVKRIKANFKLTPRGITESLLLLEKGRKYRETAAYGHFGRSGETFTWERTDKAGALKG from the coding sequence ATGTCCCTGCAAGACTTTATCTTTACCTCGGAATCCGTATCAGAAGGACATCCGGACAAGGTTTGCGATCAAATATCGGATGCGATTTTAGACGCATATTTAGCTCAGGATCCTAAATCCAGGGTGGCCTGCGAAACTTTAGTGACTACCAACTTGGTAGTAGTTGCCGGAGAGGTAACCAGCAAGGGAAAAATAGACGCAGTAGAGATCGCAAGAAACGTTATCAAAGATATTGGATACAACGATGTATCTTTAGGCTTCGATGCAGAATTTGCGGTGGTTTCTTCTCATATTCATGCACAAAGTCCTGATATTTCCCAAGGAGTTACCGAAGGAGAAGGTCTTTTTAAAGAGCAAGGAGCTGGAGACCAAGGTTTGATGTTCGGTTTCGCGATCGATGAAACTCCTGAACTTATGCCAATGCCTATCTATTACTCTCACGAGTTAGTAAGACATTTATCCGGACTTCGCCATGATGGAAAATTGAAATGGCTTCGTCCTGATGCTAAATCCCAGGTAACCGTTGAATACAAGAACGGAAAACCTTCTCGTGTGGACACCGTTGTGATTTCTACACAACACGCTCCGGAAGTTTCTCACAAACAGATCGAAGAATCTGTCATTGAAGAATGTATCAAAAAGGTGATCCCTGCAAACTTCTTAAAGGATACGAAATACTTTATTAATCCAACCGGCCAATTCATCATCGGTGGGCCTCACGGAGATACTGGTCTTACCGGACGTAAGATCATCGTGGATACGTATGGTGGATACGGACGTCACGGAGGAGGAGCCTTCTCCGGTAAGGATCCTTCCAAAGTGGACCGTTCTGCGGCATATATGGGAAGATATATCGCTAAAAATATTGTCGCGGCAGGACTTGCATCTCAGTGTGAAGTGCAGTTAGCGTATGCGATCGGTGTTGCGGAACCTGTTTCGGTTCACGTAGATACTTTCGGAACAGGCAAGCTTTCCGAAGAAGAAATCGTTAAGAGAATCAAAGCAAACTTCAAACTAACTCCAAGAGGGATCACTGAATCCTTACTATTGTTAGAGAAGGGAAGAAAATACAGAGAAACCGCTGCTTACGGGCATTTCGGTAGATCTGGAGAGACCTTCACCTGGGAAAGAACCGATAAAGCGGGAGCATTGAAAGGCTAA
- a CDS encoding ParB N-terminal domain-containing protein yields MKIRVSDIKVKNRIRKELGDLHGLKTSIQNLGLLHPIIIDLDNKLVSGERRLECVKLLGWEYVDVRIVDVRSKKERILIEAEENNVRLPFTAEEQERAQKLLRRYSHTGILGRIFAWLMDLWEWFWSWLFKS; encoded by the coding sequence ATGAAAATTCGGGTCTCCGATATTAAGGTCAAGAATCGCATTCGCAAAGAACTTGGCGACCTCCACGGTCTCAAAACTTCCATCCAGAATCTAGGGCTTTTACATCCTATCATTATAGACTTGGATAATAAATTAGTCTCCGGCGAGAGAAGGCTGGAATGTGTAAAGCTTTTAGGTTGGGAATATGTCGATGTTCGCATAGTCGACGTTAGAAGTAAAAAAGAAAGGATCTTGATCGAAGCAGAAGAGAACAACGTGCGTCTCCCCTTCACTGCTGAAGAACAGGAAAGAGCCCAAAAACTTTTAAGAAGATATTCTCATACAGGTATCCTAGGTAGAATCTTTGCCTGGCTCATGGATCTTTGGGAGTGGTTTTGGTCCTGGCTTTTTAAAAGTTAA